A genomic stretch from Juglans microcarpa x Juglans regia isolate MS1-56 chromosome 3S, Jm3101_v1.0, whole genome shotgun sequence includes:
- the LOC121258198 gene encoding uncharacterized protein LOC121258198 isoform X1: MATCFVPVSISGGSQLHARELWSTKPNSFGKTPKLIIQKKSNRAGISRRLSVRAEYNSDSRSGAGDFLAGFLLGGAVFGTLAYVFAPQIRRSLLNEDEYGFRKARRPMYYDEGLEQTRQTLNAKISQLNSAIDNVSSRLRGTNNVPTVPVESDPEVEATM, translated from the exons ATGGCGACCTGCTTCGTTCCTGTGTCTATCTCAG GTGGATCGCAACTTCATGCGCGTGAGCTCTGGTCAACAAAACCAAATTCTTTTGGAAAAACTCCGAAACTGATAATACAGAAGAAATCGAACCGGGCAGGAATTTCTCGCAGGCTATCTGTTCGTGCCGAGTACAA CAGCGATAGCAGAAGTGGAGCTGGTGATTTTCTTGCTGGTTTTCTTCTGGGTGGTGCCGTGTTTGGAACTTTAGCTTATGTTTTTGCTCCCCAG ATCAGAAGATCCCTTCTGAATGAAGATGAATATGGTTTCCGGAAGGCCAGGCGACCAATGTATTATGATGAAGGTTTGGAG CAGACTCGGCAGACCTTGAATGCAAAGATAAGCCAACTCAATTCAGCCATTGACAACGTATCCTCACGTTTAAGGGGTACCAATAATGTGCCTACGGTGCCAGTTGAAAGTGATCCTGAAGTTGAAGCTACCATGTGA
- the LOC121258198 gene encoding uncharacterized protein LOC121258198 isoform X3, protein MATCFVPVSISGGSQLHARELWSTKPNSFGKTPKLIIQKKSNRAGISRRLSVRAEYNSDSRSGAGDFLAGFLLGGAVFGTLAYVFAPQIRRSLLNEDEYGFRKARRPMYYDEGLETRQTLNAKISQLNSAIDNVSSRLRGTNNVPTVPVESDPEVEATM, encoded by the exons ATGGCGACCTGCTTCGTTCCTGTGTCTATCTCAG GTGGATCGCAACTTCATGCGCGTGAGCTCTGGTCAACAAAACCAAATTCTTTTGGAAAAACTCCGAAACTGATAATACAGAAGAAATCGAACCGGGCAGGAATTTCTCGCAGGCTATCTGTTCGTGCCGAGTACAA CAGCGATAGCAGAAGTGGAGCTGGTGATTTTCTTGCTGGTTTTCTTCTGGGTGGTGCCGTGTTTGGAACTTTAGCTTATGTTTTTGCTCCCCAG ATCAGAAGATCCCTTCTGAATGAAGATGAATATGGTTTCCGGAAGGCCAGGCGACCAATGTATTATGATGAAGGTTTGGAG ACTCGGCAGACCTTGAATGCAAAGATAAGCCAACTCAATTCAGCCATTGACAACGTATCCTCACGTTTAAGGGGTACCAATAATGTGCCTACGGTGCCAGTTGAAAGTGATCCTGAAGTTGAAGCTACCATGTGA
- the LOC121258198 gene encoding uncharacterized protein LOC121258198 isoform X2: protein MATCFVPVSISGGSQLHARELWSTKPNSFGKTPKLIIQKKSNRAGISRRLSVRAEYNDSRSGAGDFLAGFLLGGAVFGTLAYVFAPQIRRSLLNEDEYGFRKARRPMYYDEGLEQTRQTLNAKISQLNSAIDNVSSRLRGTNNVPTVPVESDPEVEATM from the exons ATGGCGACCTGCTTCGTTCCTGTGTCTATCTCAG GTGGATCGCAACTTCATGCGCGTGAGCTCTGGTCAACAAAACCAAATTCTTTTGGAAAAACTCCGAAACTGATAATACAGAAGAAATCGAACCGGGCAGGAATTTCTCGCAGGCTATCTGTTCGTGCCGAGTACAA CGATAGCAGAAGTGGAGCTGGTGATTTTCTTGCTGGTTTTCTTCTGGGTGGTGCCGTGTTTGGAACTTTAGCTTATGTTTTTGCTCCCCAG ATCAGAAGATCCCTTCTGAATGAAGATGAATATGGTTTCCGGAAGGCCAGGCGACCAATGTATTATGATGAAGGTTTGGAG CAGACTCGGCAGACCTTGAATGCAAAGATAAGCCAACTCAATTCAGCCATTGACAACGTATCCTCACGTTTAAGGGGTACCAATAATGTGCCTACGGTGCCAGTTGAAAGTGATCCTGAAGTTGAAGCTACCATGTGA